A stretch of Halichondria panicea chromosome 1, odHalPani1.1, whole genome shotgun sequence DNA encodes these proteins:
- the LOC135342430 gene encoding uncharacterized protein LOC135342430 isoform X2 yields the protein MSVSGEAPVIGTQPENVDVERGGNATLSVVATGEGLSYQWFGPDGEIKGATASTLRITNAGPDDAGDYRVRITTVNGGIVDSDTVSLSVGPAIDVQPSDVNAAEAGGTATFTVEASGEGLLSYQWFGPGGDALTDVDGDIEGSNSSTLQIINVESGDAGDYTVVVTNSAGSVISDAATLSIGEAPVIGTQPENVDVERGGNATLSVVATGEGLSYQWFGPDGEIEGATASTLRITNAGPDDAGDYRVRITTVNGGIVDSDTVSLSVGPAIDVQPSDVNAEAGGTATFTVGASGEGLSYQWFGPDGESLFNSDGAIEGATTSTLRVINTGPKDAGGYRVRVTSPSGRIIDSDVASLNFEPLLRLNCDISADFFSAECSSSLDGIISLVYSCSLNNQPPTICGPGPRFPFPIDRLDPGSFSYRITAMSPGGQVSSSDVSFAVQAPPVDCVEIADAGRSNEIILSCDGFVQSSNCTFDDGSPAIEPCDINSITINIFTDSPGPRVLIIEYTDVNGLVGIFEYNFTGRVRPRAVVGFKTRDLRILAEGQSIFLMVDGRGFSYGSIPVEVTPLPCSDYPGDLSALFSDIPTASITLDDLIGASPRTVSLPPLGSGQISILFSSSIDNLDEEEECLVFILSVDETQLDPRDQGQVDIDSDVALGRLQDVQFTCTQNQSVASILVDCDGNFVFDEITCLFDGATPEPCNLPLVVNQLEYLPGRHTLTIVVRSAGIEIITDIDFDGQTVDSLPRLIIEFGVLGQTGTRVLNIQETDDSPQGAVVNVQGPSFRPLPYRITYLTYDEFEAQSRNRNLDKIFPARPRAASADDFNATVSQSGIIPGHFAPAIIDDSSAELTEGFIALLDLERQLIDPRDYNRIQFLNDIILVTIEDNDSIECSSRVTENAAIVSCKGIDGQPDNGDIFCSLDFLPAEPCTFPYTIPTSEVPTGRHDVIIFRVVQGRQENIGGTSFTVQQLEVYFHGDTPVVNVDRLLARFQANRPNVTFECHLTHLDIYKEDCSSGVFERSGIPHGDYTLRVIARDPARPLDGRTIVRNRIWVHGDNVFCVTGSQNRALTINGNNATVEFYSTGVVTGYKCVLDHSEIIYNCASPYTIQGLTQGRHHFKVIPLGCERQYRANTMQFTII from the exons ATGTCGGTTTCAGGCGAAGCCCCCGTGATTGGGACCCAACCAGAGAATGTGGACGTTGAGCGGGGTGGGAATGCCACGCTCAGTGTGGTGGCAACCGGAGAGGGactgagctaccagtggtttggtcctgatgGAGAGATCAAAGGAGCCACCGCATCCACTTTACGGATTACCAATGCTGGACCAGATGACGCTGGCGACTATAGAGTGCGAATTACAACTGTCAATGGAGGAATTGTCGATTCTGACACTGTCTCACTTTCCGTCG GTCCTGCAATTGACGTACAGCCGAGCGATGTGAATGCTGCGGAAGCAGGTGGGACTGCCACATTCACCGTGGAAGCCTCTGGTGAAGGACTgttgagctaccagtggtttggtcctggcgggGACGCTCTCACTGACGTTGACggagacatcgaaggatccaattcatccaccctgcaaatcatcaatgttgagtctggcgatgctggagactacacagtcgttgtgaccaacagtgcgggatcagtcATCTCTGATGCTGCAACCCTGTCTATCG GCGAAGCCCCCGTGATTGGGACCCAACCAGAGAATGTGGACGTTGAGCGGGGTGGGAATGCCACGCTCAGTGTGGTGGCAACCGGAGAGGGactgagctaccagtggtttggtcctgatgGAGAGATCGAAGGAGCCACCGCATCCACTTTACGGATTACCAATGCTGGACCAGATGACGCTGGCGACTATAGAGTGCGAATTACAACTGTCAATGGAGGAATTGTCGATTCTGACACTGTCTCACTTTCCGTCG GTCCTGCAATTGACGTACAACCGAGCGATGTGAATGCAGAAGCGGGTGGAACTGCTACATTCACCGTGGGAGCCTCTGGTGAAGGattgagctaccagtggtttggtcctgatgGAGAATCTCTTTTCAACAGTGATGGGGCGATTGAAGGAGCCACCACGTCCACCTTACGAGTTATTAACACCGGCCCTAAAGACGCTGGAGGCTATAGAGTGCGAGTTACATCACCCAGTGGAAGAATTATCGATTCAGATGTAGCCTCTCTCAATTTTG AGCCACTTTTACGACTCAATTGTGATATCTCTGCTGACTTTTTCTCTGCTGAATGTTCTTCTTCACTTGATGGCATCATCTCTCTCGTCTATTCCTGCTCCCTAAATAATCAACCTCCAACTATTT gCGGTCCTGGTCCAAGGTTTCCCTTCCCAATTGACAGACTAGATCCTGGATCCTTTTCGTACAGAATCACTGCTATGAGTCCTGGTGGGCAGGTCTCATCAAGTGATGTCTCTTTTGCTGTTCAAG CTCCTCCAGTCGACTGCGTGGAGATTGCTGATGCTGGTAGATCCAATGAAATTATTTTAAGCTGTGATGGTTTTGTGCAAAGTTCTAACTGTACATTTGATGATGGAAGCCCTGCAATAGAGCCTT GTGATATAAATTCCATAACAATTAACATTTTCACTGACTCTCCTGGACCTCGTGTGTTGATTATCGAGTACACTGACGTAAATGGACTTGTCGGGATCTTTGAGTATAACTTCACTGGCCGTGTTCGTCCAC GAGCTGTGGTTGGTTTTAAAACCAGGGATTTGCGCATCTTAGCTGAAGGACAATCCATATTCCTAATGGTAGATGGCAGAGGGTTCAGTTATGGTTCTATTCCTGTGGAAGTGACACCTCTGCCCTGCTCTGACTATCCTGGAGATCTCAGTGCTCTATTCAGTGACATTCCTACTGCTTCAATTACTTTGG ATGATTTGATTGGAGCCAGTCCAAGAACGGTCTCACTCCCACCACTAGGCAGTGGTCAAATATCCATTCTGTTCTCGTCTTCTATTGATAATTTGGATGAGGAAGAGGAGTGTTTGGTATTCATTCTGAGTGTGGACGAGACACAGCTGGACCCAAGAGACCAAGGACAAGTGGACATAGACTCTGATGTGGCGCTCGGGAGATTACAAGATGTTCAGTTCACATGCACCCAAAATCAGTCTGTTGCAAGTATTCTTGTGGACTGTGACGGCAACTTTGTGTTTGATGAGATAACTTGTTTATTTGATGGAGCTACTCCTGAGCCAT GCAATTTACCGTTGGTTGTCAACCAATTGGAATACTTACCTGGTCGTCACACACTGACTATCGTGGTTAGGAGTGCAGGAATTGAAATAATAACAGACATAGACTTTGATGGACAAACTGTGGATTCTTTACCTC GTCTGATTATTGAATTTGGTGTGCTTGGACAGACTGGCACACGAGTGCTTAATATACAAGAAACTGATGATTCACCTCAGGGTGCAGTGGTTAATGTTCAAGGACCAAGCTTTAGGCCACTGCCTTACAGAATAACATATCTTACGTATGACGAGTTTGAGGCTCAGTCTCGTAACCGGAACCTAGACAAGATCTTCCCCGCAAGACCCCGTGCAGCAAGTG CTGATGACTTCAATGCAACTGTATCGCAATCAGGCATTATTCCTGGCCACTTTGCACCCGCTATCATTGACgattctagtgcagaactgACAGAAGGATTCATAGCCTTACTCGACCTAGAGCGACAGTTGATCGATCCCCGTGACTACAATAGGATTCAATTTctgaatgacatcattctagtaacaaTTGAGGATAATG ATTCAATTGAGTGTAGCAGTCGTGTGACTGAAAACGCTGCAATAGTGTCGTGTAAAGGTATCGATGGTCAGCCTGACAATGGAGATATATTCTGTTCTTTGGACTTTTTACCCGCTGAACCTT GCACGTTCCCATATACAATTCCCACGTCAGAAGTACCTACCGGAAGGCATGATGTCATAATTTTTAGAGTTGTGCAAGGACGACAGGAAAACATTGGAGGAACGTCATTTACAGTACAAC AATTGGAAGTGTATTTCCATGGTGACACCCCTGTTGTGAACGTTGACAGACTCCTTGCCCGATTCCAAGCAAACAGACCAAATGTCACATTCGAATGCCACTTGACTCACCTTGATATCTACAAGGAGGATT GTTCCTCTGGGGTCTTTGAGAGGTCAGGTATTCCTCATGGTGACTACACACTCCGTGTGATTGCTAGAGACCCTGCAAGACCACTAGATGGCCGTACAATTGTTCGAAACAGGATATGGGTGCATGGTGATAATGTCTTCTGTGTGACTGGAAGTCAGAATCGTGCCCTGACTATCAATGGTAACAATGCCACAGTGGAATTCTACAGCACTGGAGTGGTCACTGGCTATAAATGTGTTCTGGATCACTCAGAAATAATTTACAACT GTGCGAGTCCATACACCATCCAAGGCCTAACCCAGGGACGGCACCACTTCAAGGTGATACCTTTGGGCTGTGAACGTCAATACAGAGCGAACACTATGCAATTTACGATCATCTGA
- the LOC135342430 gene encoding uncharacterized protein LOC135342430 isoform X1, producing the protein MSVSGEAPVIGTQPENVDVERGGNATLSVVATGEGLSYQWFGPDGEIKGATASTLRITNAGPDDAGDYRVRITTVNGGIVDSDTVSLSVGPAIDVQPSDVNAAEAGGTATFTVEASGEGLLSYQWFGPGGDALTDVDGDIEGSNSSTLQIINVESGDAGDYTVVVTNSAGSVISDAATLSIGEAPVIGTQPENVDVERGGNATLSVVATGEGLSYQWFGPDGEIEGATASTLRITNAGPDDAGDYRVRITTVNGGIVDSDTVSLSVGPAIDVQPSDVNAEAGGTATFTVGASGEGLSYQWFGPDGESLFNSDGAIEGATTSTLRVINTGPKDAGGYRVRVTSPSGRIIDSDVASLNFVEPLLRLNCDISADFFSAECSSSLDGIISLVYSCSLNNQPPTICGPGPRFPFPIDRLDPGSFSYRITAMSPGGQVSSSDVSFAVQAPPVDCVEIADAGRSNEIILSCDGFVQSSNCTFDDGSPAIEPCDINSITINIFTDSPGPRVLIIEYTDVNGLVGIFEYNFTGRVRPRAVVGFKTRDLRILAEGQSIFLMVDGRGFSYGSIPVEVTPLPCSDYPGDLSALFSDIPTASITLDDLIGASPRTVSLPPLGSGQISILFSSSIDNLDEEEECLVFILSVDETQLDPRDQGQVDIDSDVALGRLQDVQFTCTQNQSVASILVDCDGNFVFDEITCLFDGATPEPCNLPLVVNQLEYLPGRHTLTIVVRSAGIEIITDIDFDGQTVDSLPRLIIEFGVLGQTGTRVLNIQETDDSPQGAVVNVQGPSFRPLPYRITYLTYDEFEAQSRNRNLDKIFPARPRAASADDFNATVSQSGIIPGHFAPAIIDDSSAELTEGFIALLDLERQLIDPRDYNRIQFLNDIILVTIEDNDSIECSSRVTENAAIVSCKGIDGQPDNGDIFCSLDFLPAEPCTFPYTIPTSEVPTGRHDVIIFRVVQGRQENIGGTSFTVQQLEVYFHGDTPVVNVDRLLARFQANRPNVTFECHLTHLDIYKEDCSSGVFERSGIPHGDYTLRVIARDPARPLDGRTIVRNRIWVHGDNVFCVTGSQNRALTINGNNATVEFYSTGVVTGYKCVLDHSEIIYNCASPYTIQGLTQGRHHFKVIPLGCERQYRANTMQFTII; encoded by the exons ATGTCGGTTTCAGGCGAAGCCCCCGTGATTGGGACCCAACCAGAGAATGTGGACGTTGAGCGGGGTGGGAATGCCACGCTCAGTGTGGTGGCAACCGGAGAGGGactgagctaccagtggtttggtcctgatgGAGAGATCAAAGGAGCCACCGCATCCACTTTACGGATTACCAATGCTGGACCAGATGACGCTGGCGACTATAGAGTGCGAATTACAACTGTCAATGGAGGAATTGTCGATTCTGACACTGTCTCACTTTCCGTCG GTCCTGCAATTGACGTACAGCCGAGCGATGTGAATGCTGCGGAAGCAGGTGGGACTGCCACATTCACCGTGGAAGCCTCTGGTGAAGGACTgttgagctaccagtggtttggtcctggcgggGACGCTCTCACTGACGTTGACggagacatcgaaggatccaattcatccaccctgcaaatcatcaatgttgagtctggcgatgctggagactacacagtcgttgtgaccaacagtgcgggatcagtcATCTCTGATGCTGCAACCCTGTCTATCG GCGAAGCCCCCGTGATTGGGACCCAACCAGAGAATGTGGACGTTGAGCGGGGTGGGAATGCCACGCTCAGTGTGGTGGCAACCGGAGAGGGactgagctaccagtggtttggtcctgatgGAGAGATCGAAGGAGCCACCGCATCCACTTTACGGATTACCAATGCTGGACCAGATGACGCTGGCGACTATAGAGTGCGAATTACAACTGTCAATGGAGGAATTGTCGATTCTGACACTGTCTCACTTTCCGTCG GTCCTGCAATTGACGTACAACCGAGCGATGTGAATGCAGAAGCGGGTGGAACTGCTACATTCACCGTGGGAGCCTCTGGTGAAGGattgagctaccagtggtttggtcctgatgGAGAATCTCTTTTCAACAGTGATGGGGCGATTGAAGGAGCCACCACGTCCACCTTACGAGTTATTAACACCGGCCCTAAAGACGCTGGAGGCTATAGAGTGCGAGTTACATCACCCAGTGGAAGAATTATCGATTCAGATGTAGCCTCTCTCAATTTTG TAGAGCCACTTTTACGACTCAATTGTGATATCTCTGCTGACTTTTTCTCTGCTGAATGTTCTTCTTCACTTGATGGCATCATCTCTCTCGTCTATTCCTGCTCCCTAAATAATCAACCTCCAACTATTT gCGGTCCTGGTCCAAGGTTTCCCTTCCCAATTGACAGACTAGATCCTGGATCCTTTTCGTACAGAATCACTGCTATGAGTCCTGGTGGGCAGGTCTCATCAAGTGATGTCTCTTTTGCTGTTCAAG CTCCTCCAGTCGACTGCGTGGAGATTGCTGATGCTGGTAGATCCAATGAAATTATTTTAAGCTGTGATGGTTTTGTGCAAAGTTCTAACTGTACATTTGATGATGGAAGCCCTGCAATAGAGCCTT GTGATATAAATTCCATAACAATTAACATTTTCACTGACTCTCCTGGACCTCGTGTGTTGATTATCGAGTACACTGACGTAAATGGACTTGTCGGGATCTTTGAGTATAACTTCACTGGCCGTGTTCGTCCAC GAGCTGTGGTTGGTTTTAAAACCAGGGATTTGCGCATCTTAGCTGAAGGACAATCCATATTCCTAATGGTAGATGGCAGAGGGTTCAGTTATGGTTCTATTCCTGTGGAAGTGACACCTCTGCCCTGCTCTGACTATCCTGGAGATCTCAGTGCTCTATTCAGTGACATTCCTACTGCTTCAATTACTTTGG ATGATTTGATTGGAGCCAGTCCAAGAACGGTCTCACTCCCACCACTAGGCAGTGGTCAAATATCCATTCTGTTCTCGTCTTCTATTGATAATTTGGATGAGGAAGAGGAGTGTTTGGTATTCATTCTGAGTGTGGACGAGACACAGCTGGACCCAAGAGACCAAGGACAAGTGGACATAGACTCTGATGTGGCGCTCGGGAGATTACAAGATGTTCAGTTCACATGCACCCAAAATCAGTCTGTTGCAAGTATTCTTGTGGACTGTGACGGCAACTTTGTGTTTGATGAGATAACTTGTTTATTTGATGGAGCTACTCCTGAGCCAT GCAATTTACCGTTGGTTGTCAACCAATTGGAATACTTACCTGGTCGTCACACACTGACTATCGTGGTTAGGAGTGCAGGAATTGAAATAATAACAGACATAGACTTTGATGGACAAACTGTGGATTCTTTACCTC GTCTGATTATTGAATTTGGTGTGCTTGGACAGACTGGCACACGAGTGCTTAATATACAAGAAACTGATGATTCACCTCAGGGTGCAGTGGTTAATGTTCAAGGACCAAGCTTTAGGCCACTGCCTTACAGAATAACATATCTTACGTATGACGAGTTTGAGGCTCAGTCTCGTAACCGGAACCTAGACAAGATCTTCCCCGCAAGACCCCGTGCAGCAAGTG CTGATGACTTCAATGCAACTGTATCGCAATCAGGCATTATTCCTGGCCACTTTGCACCCGCTATCATTGACgattctagtgcagaactgACAGAAGGATTCATAGCCTTACTCGACCTAGAGCGACAGTTGATCGATCCCCGTGACTACAATAGGATTCAATTTctgaatgacatcattctagtaacaaTTGAGGATAATG ATTCAATTGAGTGTAGCAGTCGTGTGACTGAAAACGCTGCAATAGTGTCGTGTAAAGGTATCGATGGTCAGCCTGACAATGGAGATATATTCTGTTCTTTGGACTTTTTACCCGCTGAACCTT GCACGTTCCCATATACAATTCCCACGTCAGAAGTACCTACCGGAAGGCATGATGTCATAATTTTTAGAGTTGTGCAAGGACGACAGGAAAACATTGGAGGAACGTCATTTACAGTACAAC AATTGGAAGTGTATTTCCATGGTGACACCCCTGTTGTGAACGTTGACAGACTCCTTGCCCGATTCCAAGCAAACAGACCAAATGTCACATTCGAATGCCACTTGACTCACCTTGATATCTACAAGGAGGATT GTTCCTCTGGGGTCTTTGAGAGGTCAGGTATTCCTCATGGTGACTACACACTCCGTGTGATTGCTAGAGACCCTGCAAGACCACTAGATGGCCGTACAATTGTTCGAAACAGGATATGGGTGCATGGTGATAATGTCTTCTGTGTGACTGGAAGTCAGAATCGTGCCCTGACTATCAATGGTAACAATGCCACAGTGGAATTCTACAGCACTGGAGTGGTCACTGGCTATAAATGTGTTCTGGATCACTCAGAAATAATTTACAACT GTGCGAGTCCATACACCATCCAAGGCCTAACCCAGGGACGGCACCACTTCAAGGTGATACCTTTGGGCTGTGAACGTCAATACAGAGCGAACACTATGCAATTTACGATCATCTGA
- the LOC135352435 gene encoding obscurin-like: protein MSVSGEAPVIGTQPENVDVERGGNAMLSVVATGEGLSYQWFGPDGEIEGATASTLRITNAGPDDAGDYRVRITTVNGGIVDSDTVSLSVGPAIDVQPSDVNAEAGGTATLTVEASGEGLSYQWFGPGGNALTDVDGDIEGSNSSTLQIINVESGDAGDYTVVVTNSAGSVVSDAATLSIAQPTQGPTLAPLILNCSTEFLAESQQVSVSCTSSRDLDGLDFECSFNDSSVTEGCGQFPFFVSVAGASGSQTIVISATDPADGAGFTSTITITTTAPEIETQPESVGVEQGGSASFTVEASGAGLTYQWFGPGGVALTDSDGEIEGSTSGTLTVFNAEPGDAGDYTVVVTNSAGSVTSDAATLSIGEAPVIGTQPENVDVERGGNATLSVVATGEGLSYQWFGPDGEIEGATASTLRITNAGPDDAGDYRVRITTVNGGIVDSDTVSLSVGPAIDVQPSDVNAEAGGTATLTVEASGEGLSYQWFGPGGNALTDVDGDIEGSNSSTLQIINAESGDAGDYTVVVTNSAGSVVSDAATLSIAQPTQGPTLAPLILNCSAEFLAESRQVSVSCTSSRDLDGLDFECSFNDSSVTEGCGQFPFFVSVAGASGSQTIVISATDPADGAGFTSTITITTTAPEIETQPESVGVEQGGSASFTVEASGAGLTYQWFGPGGVALTDSDGEIEGSTSGTLTVFNAEPGDAGDYTVVVTNSAGSVTSDAATLSIGEAPVIGTQPENVDVERGGNATLSVVATGEGLSYQWFGPDGEIEGATASTLRITNAGPDDAGDYRVRITTVNGGIVDSDTVSLSVGPAIDVQPSDVNAEAGGTATLTVEASGEGLSYQWFGPGGNALTDVDGDIEGSNSSTLQIINAKSGDAGDYTVVVTNSAGSVVSDAATLSIAQPTQGPTLAPLILNCSAEFLAESQQVSVSCTSSRDLDGLDFECSFNDSSVTEGCGQFPFFVSVAGASGSQTIVISATDPADGAGFTSTITITTTAPEIETQPESVGVEQGGSASFTVEASGAGLTYQWFGPGGVALTDSDGEIEGSTSGTLTVFNAEPGDAGDYTVVVTNSAGSVTSDAASLSIGPAIDVQPSDVNAAEAGGTATFTVEASGEGLLSYQWFGPGGDALTDVDGDIEGSNSSTLQIINVESGDAGDYTVVVTNSAGSVISDAATLSIGEIN, encoded by the exons ATGTCGGTTTCAGGCGAAGCCCCCGTGATTGGGACCCAACCAGAGAATGTGGACGTTGAGCGGGGTGGGAATGCCATGCTCAGTGTGGTGGCAACCGGAGAGGGactgagctaccagtggtttggtcctgatgGAGAGATCGAAGGAGCCACCGCATCCACTTTACGGATTACCAATGCTGGACCAGATGACGCTGGCGACTATAGAGTGCGAATTACAACTGTCAATGGAGGAATTGTCGATTCTGACACTGTCTCACTTTCCGTCG GTCCTGCAATTGACGTACAACCGAGCGATGTGAATGCGGAAGCGGGTGGAACTGCCACACTCACCGTGGAAGCCTCTGGTGAAGGattgagctaccagtggtttggtcctggcgggAACGCTCTCACTGACGTCGACggagacatcgaaggatccaattcatccaccctgcaaattatcaatgttgagtctggcgatgctggagattacacagtcgttgtgaccaacagtgcgggatcagtcGTCTCTGATGCTGCAACTCTGTCTATTG CTCAACCTACCCAAGGTCCCACACTTGCTCCTCTGATCCTGAACTGCAGTACCGAGTTCCTCGCTGAGTCTCAGCAAGTGAGTGTGAGCTGCACGTCAAGTAGGGACCTCGACGGCTTGGACTTTGAGTGCAGCTTCAATGATTCATCAGTAACAGAAGGAT GTGGACAATTCCCGTTCTTTGTGTCTGTCGCTGGAGCTTCAGGAAGCCAGACCATTGTCATCAGTGCAACCGATCCAGCGGATGGAGCTGGTTTCACGTCAACCATTACAATCACAACCACAG CCCCTGAAATTGAGACCCAACCAGAGAGTGTGGGTGTCGAGCAAGGCGGAAGTGCCTCATTCACCGTGGAGGCCTCTGGTGCAGGACTgacctaccagtggtttggtcctggcggAGTGGCTCTGACTGACAGTGACGGAGAGATTGAGGGGTCCACTTCAGGAACGTTGACAGTTTTCAACGCTGAGCCTGGCGATGCGGGAGACTACACggtcgttgtgaccaacagtgcgggatcagtcACCTCTGATGCTGCAACCCTGTCTATCG GCGAAGCCCCCGTGATTGGGACCCAACCAGAGAATGTGGACGTTGAGCGGGGTGGGAATGCCACGCTCAGTGTGGTGGCAACCGGAGAGGGactgagctaccagtggtttggtcctgatgGAGAGATCGAAGGAGCCACCGCATCCACTTTACGGATTACCAATGCTGGACCAGATGACGCTGGCGACTATAGAGTGCGAATTACAACTGTCAATGGAGGAATTGTCGATTCTGACACTGTCTCACTTTCCGTCG GTCCTGCAATTGACGTACAACCGAGCGATGTGAATGCGGAAGCGGGTGGAACTGCCACACTCACCGTGGAAGCCTCTGGTGAAGGattgagctaccagtggtttggtcctggcgggAACGCTCTCACTGACGTCGACggagacatcgaaggatccaaTTCATCCACCCTGCAAATTATCAATGCTGAGTCTGGCGATGCTGGAGATTACACagtcgttgtgaccaacagtgcgggatcagtcGTCTCTGATGCTGCAACTCTGTCTATTG CTCAACCTACCCAAGGTCCCACACTTGCTCCTCTGATCCTGAACTGCAGTGCCGAGTTCCTCGCTGAGTCTCGGCAAGTGAGTGTGAGCTGCACGTCAAGTAGGGACCTCGACGGCTTGGACTTTGAGTGCAGCTTCAATGATTCATCAGTAACAGAAGGAT GTGGACAATTCCCGTTCTTTGTGTCTGTCGCTGGAGCTTCAGGAAGCCAGACCATTGTTATCAGTGCAACCGATCCAGCGGATGGAGCTGGTTTCACGTCAACCATTACAATCACAACCACAG CCCCTGAAATTGAGACCCAACCAGAGAGTGTGGGTGTCGAGCAAGGCGGAAGTGCCTCATTCACCGTGGAGGCCTCTGGTGCAGGACTgacctaccagtggtttggtcctggcggAGTGGCTCTGACTGACAGTGACGGAGAGATTGAGGGGTCCACTTCAGGAACGTTGACAGTTTTCAACGCTGAGCCTGGCGATGCGGGAGACTACACggtcgttgtgaccaacagtgcgggatcagtcACCTCTGATGCTGCAACCCTGTCTATCG GCGAAGCCCCCGTGATTGGGACCCAACCAGAGAATGTGGACGTTGAGCGGGGTGGGAATGCCACGCTCAGTGTGGTGGCAACCGGAGAGGGactgagctaccagtggtttggtcctgatgGAGAGATCGAAGGAGCCACCGCATCCACTTTACGGATTACCAATGCTGGACCAGATGACGCTGGCGACTATAGAGTGCGAATTACAACTGTCAATGGAGGAATTGTCGATTCTGACACTGTCTCACTTTCCGTCG GTCCTGCAATTGACGTACAACCGAGCGATGTGAATGCGGAAGCGGGTGGAACTGCCACACTCACCGTGGAAGCCTCTGGTGAAGGattgagctaccagtggtttggtcctggcgggAACGCTCTCACTGACGTCGACggagacatcgaaggatccaaTTCATCCACCCTGCAAATTATCAATGCTAAGTCTGGCGATGCTGGAGATTACACagtcgttgtgaccaacagtgcgggatcagtcGTCTCTGATGCTGCAACTCTGTCTATTG CTCAACCTACCCAAGGTCCCACACTTGCTCCTCTGATCCTGAACTGCAGTGCCGAGTTCCTCGCTGAGTCTCAGCAAGTGAGTGTGAGCTGCACGTCAAGTAGGGACCTCGACGGCTTGGACTTTGAGTGCAGCTTCAATGATTCATCAGTAACAGAAGGAT GTGGACAATTCCCGTTCTTTGTGTCTGTCGCTGGAGCTTCAGGAAGCCAGACCATTGTCATCAGTGCAACCGATCCAGCGGATGGAGCTGGTTTCACGTCAACCATTACAATCACAACCACAG CCCCTGAAATTGAGACCCAACCAGAGAGTGTGGGTGTCGAGCAAGGCGGAAGTGCCTCATTCACCGTGGAGGCCTCTGGTGCAGGACTgacctaccagtggtttggtcctggcggAGTGGCTCTGACTGACAGTGACGGAGAGATTGAGGGGTCCACTTCAGGAACGTTGACAGTTTTCAACGCTGAGCCTGGCGATGCGGGAGACTACACggtcgttgtgaccaacagtgcgggatcagtcACCTCTGATGCTGCAAGTCTGTCTATTG GTCCTGCAATTGACGTACAGCCGAGCGATGTGAATGCTGCGGAAGCGGGTGGGACTGCCACATTCACCGTGGAAGCCTCTGGTGAAGGACTgttgagctaccagtggtttggtcctggcgggGACGCTCTCACTGACGTTGACggagacatcgaaggatccaattcatccaccctgcaaatcatcaatgttgagtctggcgatgctggagactacacagtcgttgtgaccaacagtgcgggatcagtcATCTCTGATGCTGCAACCCTGTCTATCGGTGAGATTAATTGA